In Nicotiana tabacum cultivar K326 chromosome 21, ASM71507v2, whole genome shotgun sequence, one DNA window encodes the following:
- the LOC107795862 gene encoding CBL-interacting serine/threonine-protein kinase 24 isoform X2, translating to MKRKLGKYELGRTIGEGTFAKVKFAQNTQTGENVAVKILAKSTILKHRMVEQIKREISIMKIVRHPCIVRLHEVLASQTKIYIIQEFVTGGELFDKIVHQGRISEDEARRYFQQLIDAVAHCHSKGVYHRDLKPENLLLDCQGNLKVSDFGLSALPQQGVELLHTTCGTPNYVAPEVLSNRGYDGAAADVWSCGVVLYVLMAGYLPFDEADLHTLYTKINAAEFSCPFWFSPGATSLIRKIIDPNPRTRIKIEGIRRDPWFRKNYMPVRAKADEVVNLDDVRAVFDDIEDAFVSEKSENSDSGPFVMNAFEMITLSQGLNLSALFDRRQDYVKRQTRFVSRQPAKVIIATIEAAAESLGLKVHTRNYKTRIEGVTANKAGQFAVVMEVFQVVPSLFMVDVRKAAGDTLEYHKDGMSKAALLRTMTR from the exons ATGAAGAGGAAGCTTGGGAAGTATGAGCTTGGTAGAACTATTGGGGAAGGGACTTTTGCCAAAGTTAAGTTTGCACAAAACACCCAGACTGGGGAGAATGTTGCTGTTAAAATCTTGGCGAAAAGCACCATTCTTAAGCATAGAATGGTTGAGCAG ATCAAAAGAGAGATATCTATAATGAAGATTGTTAGACATCCTTGCATAGTTCGGCTTCACgag GTTTTAGCTAGCCAGACAAAAATATATATCATTCAGGAGTTTGTCACTGGAGGAGAGCTTTTTGATAAAATT GTTCATCAAGGTAGAATATCTGAGGATGAAGCGAGGCGGTACTTTCAACAACTCATAGATGCAGTTGCTCATTGTCACAGTAAGGGTGTTTACCACCGAGATCTGAAG ccTGAAAATTTGCTTCTTGATTGCCAAGGGAACTTAAAAGTTTCTGACTTTGGGCTTAGTGCATTGCCTCAACAA GGAGTCGAGCTCCTCCATACCACTTGTGGGACTCCAAATTATGTTGCACCTGAG GTGTTAAGTAACCGAGGTTATGATGGTGCCGCTGCTGATGTGTGGTCATGCGGTGTCGTTCTTTATGTTCTGATGGCAGGATATCTTCCATTTGATGAGGCAGACCTTCATACCTTGTATACAAAG ATCAATGCTGCTGAATTTTCCTGTCCATTTTGGTTTTCTCCTGGTGCAACATCATTGATTCGAAAAATTATTGATCCAAATCCTCGAACA CGGATCAAGATTGAAGGGATAAGACGAGACCCTTGGTTCCGGAAAAACTACATGCCTGTTAGAGCTAAAGCAGATGAAGTAGTGAATCTTGATGATGTTCGTGCTGTCTTCGATGACATTGAG GATGCATTTGTAAGTGAAAAATCTGAAAATAGTGACAGTGGCCCCTTTGTAATGAATGCATTTGAGATGATAACACTATCTCAGGGATTGAATCTATCAGCCTTGTTTGACAGGCGTCAG GATTACGTCAAGCGTCAAACTCGATTTGTTTCCCGCCAACCTGCTAAAGTCATCATTGCAACGATTGAAGCAGCCGCGGAGTCGTTGGGTCTTAAGGTCCACACACGCAATTACAAG ACAAGAATTGAGGGGGTAACAGCAAATAAGGCTGGCCAATTTGCTGTTGTGATGGAG gTTTTCCAAGTAGTCCCCTCCCTTTTCATGGTTGATGTTAGAAAAGCTGCTGGGGACACTCTTGAATATCACAAG GATGGCATGTCAAAAGCTGCTCTGCTTAGAACAATGACTCGCTGA
- the LOC107795862 gene encoding CBL-interacting serine/threonine-protein kinase 24 isoform X1, with protein sequence MKRKLGKYELGRTIGEGTFAKVKFAQNTQTGENVAVKILAKSTILKHRMVEQIKREISIMKIVRHPCIVRLHEVLASQTKIYIIQEFVTGGELFDKIVHQGRISEDEARRYFQQLIDAVAHCHSKGVYHRDLKPENLLLDCQGNLKVSDFGLSALPQQGVELLHTTCGTPNYVAPEVLSNRGYDGAAADVWSCGVVLYVLMAGYLPFDEADLHTLYTKINAAEFSCPFWFSPGATSLIRKIIDPNPRTRIKIEGIRRDPWFRKNYMPVRAKADEVVNLDDVRAVFDDIEDAFVSEKSENSDSGPFVMNAFEMITLSQGLNLSALFDRRQDYVKRQTRFVSRQPAKVIIATIEAAAESLGLKVHTRNYKTRIEGVTANKAGQFAVVMEVFQVVPSLFMVDVRKAAGDTLEYHKFYKTFCAKIDDIIWKSQDGMSKAALLRTMTR encoded by the exons ATGAAGAGGAAGCTTGGGAAGTATGAGCTTGGTAGAACTATTGGGGAAGGGACTTTTGCCAAAGTTAAGTTTGCACAAAACACCCAGACTGGGGAGAATGTTGCTGTTAAAATCTTGGCGAAAAGCACCATTCTTAAGCATAGAATGGTTGAGCAG ATCAAAAGAGAGATATCTATAATGAAGATTGTTAGACATCCTTGCATAGTTCGGCTTCACgag GTTTTAGCTAGCCAGACAAAAATATATATCATTCAGGAGTTTGTCACTGGAGGAGAGCTTTTTGATAAAATT GTTCATCAAGGTAGAATATCTGAGGATGAAGCGAGGCGGTACTTTCAACAACTCATAGATGCAGTTGCTCATTGTCACAGTAAGGGTGTTTACCACCGAGATCTGAAG ccTGAAAATTTGCTTCTTGATTGCCAAGGGAACTTAAAAGTTTCTGACTTTGGGCTTAGTGCATTGCCTCAACAA GGAGTCGAGCTCCTCCATACCACTTGTGGGACTCCAAATTATGTTGCACCTGAG GTGTTAAGTAACCGAGGTTATGATGGTGCCGCTGCTGATGTGTGGTCATGCGGTGTCGTTCTTTATGTTCTGATGGCAGGATATCTTCCATTTGATGAGGCAGACCTTCATACCTTGTATACAAAG ATCAATGCTGCTGAATTTTCCTGTCCATTTTGGTTTTCTCCTGGTGCAACATCATTGATTCGAAAAATTATTGATCCAAATCCTCGAACA CGGATCAAGATTGAAGGGATAAGACGAGACCCTTGGTTCCGGAAAAACTACATGCCTGTTAGAGCTAAAGCAGATGAAGTAGTGAATCTTGATGATGTTCGTGCTGTCTTCGATGACATTGAG GATGCATTTGTAAGTGAAAAATCTGAAAATAGTGACAGTGGCCCCTTTGTAATGAATGCATTTGAGATGATAACACTATCTCAGGGATTGAATCTATCAGCCTTGTTTGACAGGCGTCAG GATTACGTCAAGCGTCAAACTCGATTTGTTTCCCGCCAACCTGCTAAAGTCATCATTGCAACGATTGAAGCAGCCGCGGAGTCGTTGGGTCTTAAGGTCCACACACGCAATTACAAG ACAAGAATTGAGGGGGTAACAGCAAATAAGGCTGGCCAATTTGCTGTTGTGATGGAG gTTTTCCAAGTAGTCCCCTCCCTTTTCATGGTTGATGTTAGAAAAGCTGCTGGGGACACTCTTGAATATCACAAG TTCTATAAAACCTTCTGCGCGAAAATTGACGACATCATTTGGAAATCACAGGATGGCATGTCAAAAGCTGCTCTGCTTAGAACAATGACTCGCTGA